Proteins from one Juglans microcarpa x Juglans regia isolate MS1-56 chromosome 6S, Jm3101_v1.0, whole genome shotgun sequence genomic window:
- the LOC121237637 gene encoding uncharacterized protein LOC121237637 isoform X2: MVEFPPPSAAAVDSYSPKLSMNSLGGSSPLLEVQVQLEDHLESIGYTDSAEAPTLGAEGVGMEVTDVGLLGSEILIVPETQFSSSDVVVEWEGKKLFGEEERGVTPTLQWASSEGERIPLNRLLPNELTTSDWILQKMKDLQHLIGMDCVGYEEQCLVLLIAIEAGHA, encoded by the exons ATGGTGGAGTTCCCGCCACCGAGCGCCGCTGCTGTAGATTCTTATAGCCCGAAATTGTCGATGAACTCGTTGGGAGGTTCATCTCCCCTGCTGGAGGTCCAAGTGCAACTCGAGGATCATCTCGAGTCTATAGGGTACACCGACAGTGCCGAAGCCCCAACTCTAGGGGCAGAGGGAGTAGGGATGGAGGTGACTGATGTTGGGCTCCTTGGCAGTGAGATATTGATCGTCCCTGAGACTCAATTTTCCTCTAGTGATGTTGTGGTTGAATGGGAGGGTAAGAAATTATTTGGGGAGGAAGAAAGGGGAGTGACACCCACTCTGCAGTGGGCTTCTAGTGAAGGGGAACGTATCCCATTGAATCGTTTACTACCAAATGAGTTGACTACATCGGATTGGATACTACAGAAGATGAAAGATCTACAACACTTGATAG GTATGGACTGTGTGGGTTATGAAGAGCAGTGTTTGGTGTTACTTATTGCCATTGAAGCGGGTCACGCATAG
- the LOC121237637 gene encoding uncharacterized protein LOC121237637 isoform X1, whose amino-acid sequence MVEFPPPSAAAVDSYSPKLSMNSLGGSSPLLEVQVQLEDHLESIGYTDSAEAPTLGAEGVGMEVTDVGLLGSEILIVPETQFSSSDVVVEWEGKKLFGEEERGVTPTLQWASSEGERIPLNRLLPNELTTSDWMLQKMKDLQHLTGMDCVGYEEQCLVLLIAIEAGHA is encoded by the exons ATGGTGGAGTTCCCGCCACCGAGCGCCGCTGCTGTAGATTCTTATAGCCCGAAATTGTCGATGAACTCGTTGGGAGGTTCATCTCCCCTGCTGGAG GTCCAAGTCCAACTCGAGGATCATCTCGAGTCTATAGGGTACACCGACAGTGCCGAAGCCCCAACTCTAGGGGCAGAGGGAGTAGGGATGGAGGTGACTGATGTTGGGCTCCTTGGCAGTGAGATATTGATCGTCCCTGAGACTCAATTTTCCTCTAGTGATGTTGTGGTTGAATGGGAGGGTAAGAAATTATTTGGGGAGGAAGAAAGGGGAGTGACACCCACTCTGCAGTGGGCTTCTAGTGAAGGGGAGCGTATCCCATTGAATCGTTTACTACCAAATGAGTTGACTACATCGGATTGGATGCTACAGAAGATGAAAGATCTACAACACTTGACAGGTATGGACTGTGTGGGTTATGAAGAGCAGTGTTTGGTGTTACTTATTGCCATTGAAGCGGGTCACGCATAG
- the LOC121237634 gene encoding ubiquitin-conjugating enzyme E2 4-like isoform X2, with translation MSSPSKRREMDLMKLMMSDYKVETINDSMQEFYVDFHGPKDSPYQGGVWRIRVELPDAYPYKSPSIGFVNKIYHPNVDEMSGSVCLDVINQTWSPMFDPLNGEAAALMMKDRTAYEQRVKEYCEKYAKPEDVGAAQEEKSSDEELSEDDYASSDDAIAGQADL, from the exons atgtcttccCCAAGTAAGCGCCGAGAGATGGATTTGATGAAACT GATGATGAGCGATTACAAGGTCGAGACCATCAATGATAGCATGCAAGAGTTCTATGTGGATTTTCATGGACCTAAAGACA GTCCTTATCAGGGCGGTGTGTGGAGGATAAGGGTGGAGCTACCGGATGCATATCCTTATAAATCTCCATCTATTGGCTTTGTCAACAAAATCTACCACCCAAATGTTGATGAGAT GTCTGGCTCAGTTTGTTTAGATGTTATAAACCAGACCTGGAGCCCCATGTTTG ATCCATTGAATGGAGAAGCTGCCGCTCTAATGATGAAGGATCGCACTGCTTATGAACAAAGAGTGAAAG AGTATTGTGAGAAATATGCCAAGCCAGAAGATGTAGGAGCTGCCCAGGAGGAGAAATCTAGCGATGAGGAGTTGAGTGAAGATGATTATGCATCCAGTGATGATGCAATCGCTGGCCAAGCTGATCTTTAG
- the LOC121237634 gene encoding ubiquitin-conjugating enzyme E2 4-like isoform X1: MSSPSKRREMDLMKLMMSDYKVETINDSMQEFYVDFHGPKDSPYQGGVWRIRVELPDAYPYKSPSIGFVNKIYHPNVDEMSGSVCLDVINQTWSPMFDLVNIFEVFLPQLLLYPNPSDPLNGEAAALMMKDRTAYEQRVKEYCEKYAKPEDVGAAQEEKSSDEELSEDDYASSDDAIAGQADL; this comes from the exons atgtcttccCCAAGTAAGCGCCGAGAGATGGATTTGATGAAACT GATGATGAGCGATTACAAGGTCGAGACCATCAATGATAGCATGCAAGAGTTCTATGTGGATTTTCATGGACCTAAAGACA GTCCTTATCAGGGCGGTGTGTGGAGGATAAGGGTGGAGCTACCGGATGCATATCCTTATAAATCTCCATCTATTGGCTTTGTCAACAAAATCTACCACCCAAATGTTGATGAGAT GTCTGGCTCAGTTTGTTTAGATGTTATAAACCAGACCTGGAGCCCCATGTTTG ATCTGGTTAACATCTTTGAAGTGTTTCTTCCCCAACTTCTTTTGTATCCCAATCCATCAGATCCATTGAATGGAGAAGCTGCCGCTCTAATGATGAAGGATCGCACTGCTTATGAACAAAGAGTGAAAG AGTATTGTGAGAAATATGCCAAGCCAGAAGATGTAGGAGCTGCCCAGGAGGAGAAATCTAGCGATGAGGAGTTGAGTGAAGATGATTATGCATCCAGTGATGATGCAATCGCTGGCCAAGCTGATCTTTAG